The Halomonas sp. 'Soap Lake #6' genomic sequence CTATAGGGATGATTTTTTACCCGAGTCGCTACAGTTTCGCCCTCGTACGCCGCTGGTTGATATTGGTGCAAACCTGACTCACGAGAGCTTTCAGCGTGATCTTAGTGATGTGATCGCCAGGGCAAAGGCCGCCAACGTAGCTACCCTAATCGTCACCGGTACGGATATCGAACACGCAGAGCAAGCAGTAGCAATGGCGCAGCAGTTTCCCGGGCTATACGCAACAGCCGGAGTTCACCCCCATGACGCAAGCGGCTGGAACGATGATGTGGCGCGCCAACTTAAAGCACTCCATCAAAAGGCAGAAGTCGTTGCCGTTGGCGAATGTGGGCTGGACTTTAACCGCAATTTTTCTACTCCCTCTGAACAAGAGCGAGCTTTTGAGGCACAGCTTGTATTAGCAGCTGAAAGTGGCCTACCACTTTTTTTACATGAGCGCGATGCTGGTCAACGCATGCGTGACATACTGCGTAGCTGGCGAGATGATATAAGCCAAGCGGTTATCCACTGCTTTACCGCTGACCGCGATACACTCCACGGTTACCTGGATCTAGACCTACATATCGGTCTAACAGGCTGGATTTGTGATGAGCGTCGTGGGCACTCTTTACGCACTCTGGTTAAAGACATCCCGCTGGAGCGGTTAATGGTAGAAACCGACTGTCCTTATCTGTTACCCCGCAACCTTCCAGCAAAGCTGAAAGGACGCCGACATGAGCCAGCCCTGCTACCCTGGATTGTAAGAGAGATTGCTCTTTGGCATGACGTAAGTGAAGCCGAGCTGGGCGCTGCAACCACTCGCACCGCCCTGCGTTTTTTCCGCATCGATGCGGTATCTTAGAAGGAGTAATAGCGTGGCTGATTACCCAGGATTTATTGCCATTGAGACGGGCGACGAAGATGGTTTGCCACTGGTTATTGCCTGGTCTTTGCCCGATGGGCGTATCAAGCAGACATTAATTCAGCCTGATGACAGCTGGATCAATGAAGATACCAATGTCATGGGCGCTTATAGTATTGAGGAGTTAGAAAGCTTAGGCGTTAGCCCACTAGATGTGATTCGTGAGCTAGAAACCGATCATTTTTCCGCAACGCTGTATACCAGCGACAATGGTGATGATGAAGCTGCGCTAGCTCGCCTATTTGACACCTACGGGATAGACCCTTTTGTAGAGCTAGCGCCTGCAAAGGTGCTGTATGAATCCATTAGTTCAAGCGAGTGGCACCGTTTGCGCAGCGAAACATTTAATGACCTTGGTCTTGAACCCATGCGACCCGAAGATGAAATAGCGGTCATGCTTTCACTACACCAACGGCTTACGGAGCCAGACTAATCAATACAAGCAGTTAATACGTCATTAGTGCGTAATGCCTCTCGCCCCCGCTGAATAGCAACGCTTAGAGAGTCAGAACACTGATAGTAGCGTGTCAGCGCAATATGGAAAGCGTTGGCGCGCTCAGGTAAGCCCTCTTCCTTATAGCGCTGCGCGCGGCTAGCCACTTTTTGTGCAAATGCTTCACGGTCCACTTCCCCCTCACCGCCCAGATTATCAACGCTTACATGAAAGGTGCGGCCACAGGCCTGTGTAAAAAGCAGCTCAAGTGCTTGAGGAGCGATTTCAGCTTGCTCGAACGCCCTCTGCTGCTCCACATTGCGCCCATCGGGGTAATACCAATAACCGTAATCCTCTAGCAGGCGACGCTTTTCCCCAGCGATGCACCAATGGCTGATTTCATGCAGAGCACTGGCAAAATAGCCGCGAGCAAAAATAACCTGGTGATAAGGCGTGCACGGTGTTGCTGGCCGATAAAGAGGTTCATCACCGCCTTTTATAAGCCGTGTTTGATAATGCTCAGCAAAAACGCCATCAAAGAGCGCCACTATATCGCTAAGTATCCAACGTCCTTCGTCTAGAGTTGTCATGGTGCCATTTTAGCCAACGATTTTGCGCAGTATACCTTAGTGAATTACACACACTGAAGAACCGGGCAGTCTAAAGAATGCGACAGCCTGAAGAGTAGACGGCAAAACTTAGCAACACCTGCTAATCTATCGGCTTTTTATAGGCCACTTTGCTAACTAGGAGCTTTACCTTGGGCGGCTTTGCTAAACAGATCAAAACGACCTACTGGCCAGAAACACGGATGCTAGTAGCCCTGGCGCTCCCCATTTGCGGTGCCCAGCTTGCTCAAGCGGGCATGAGTGTAGTGGATGTAATGATGACCGGGCGGCACAACGCCACTTCCCTAGCTGCGGTCTCAGTGGGTTCAAGCCTATGGATGCCACTCATGTTATTTATGACCGGCACACTAATGGGGCTAACTCCAATTGTGGCACATCTGCTAGGCGGCCAGCGTAACGCGGATATTCGCCCTGCTGTACACCAAGCATTATGGGTTGCACTGGCATTAGGTATCGTTGCCGCCTTGCTGCTCTGGCTAGCCGTTATGCCAATCTTCGAGCGCATGAGTGTGCCTACTGCTGTTGCCAGAGAGTCTGCAGCCTATCTCTCTGCGGTTGCCTTTGGGATGCCAGGGATTGCGCTATTCCAGGCACTAAGGGCATTTTCAGATGGTATGAATCATACGCGCCCTGCCCTGTGGATCAGCTTGATAGGGCTATCGGTCAATATCCCTAGTAACTACGTATTAATTTACGGCGGTGATGGGTTAGTAAACCTGTTAGGAGATTGGCTACCAACCACCATTCAGCAGTTGCCTGCATTGGGCGCCTTTGGTTGCGGCATCGCCACCGCACTTTCAATGTGGACCATGGCCTTCGCCATGGCCTACTACACGCGCCGGGGCCGCACATATCGCAGCGTCTCGTTGTGGCAACGACTGACGCCGCCCAGCTTAACCGGTATCCGTGAGCTAGTTGTGGTGGGCGTACCTATTGGGGTCGCTATCTTTGTCGAAGTAACACTGTTTACGCTTATTGCGCTATTTATTGCCAGCTTCGGTGAGGTCACGGTTGGCGCGCACCAAATTGCACTGAGCTATACCACAATTCTGTTTATGCTGCCGATGTCACTTAGCATGGCCCTAACAGTACGCGTAGGTAACACCCTCGGACAGCGACGCCTGGCATTAGCCCGAAAGGTTGCCTGGAATGGGATTGCCATCAGTGTGATGGTAGCTATCATCAATAGCGCACTGATATGGATGACGGCACCTACGGTCATTGCACTGTACACCTCGAACCCTGACGTCCAAGCCTTGGCACTGACGATTATTTCTCTGGCGGTTATCTTTCAACTGTCAGATTCACTGCAGGTTAATTTGGCCGGCGCACTCAGGGGTTACAAGGATACCCGCATCGTGATGATTATTACGGTGCTTTCTTACTGGATAGTGGGTTTAGGTGGTGGGCACTGGTTAGGAACCCATGGCTTCGGCAATATGTCTGAACCAATGGGTGTACATGGTTACTGGATAGGCTTAATTGCCGGGCTTAGTACTGCCGCTCTGCTACTTGGGTGGCGATTGAAGTGGATCAGCCAAAAGGAGTAACCACTCCATGCCTCCTACCACTCTTAAAAATTTTCTATGCACCCTCCCAGTAGCGCTAGCACTGGCAGGGTGCAGCAGTAACGATGCCGAACAACCTTGGACTACCTACCACGAACAGCTTGCTGCTGACCTCGGCATTGCGTCTATAGACCGCTCCACGCCACGCAATATAGATGCCTTCCCTGAGCGCCAAAACAGACAAATCCCAATACCTGAAATTCGTGCAAGCATGATGAATGTCTATGCCTTGCGGGAGTGCCAAATCACTTCGTTGGTTGCTGCGCGTAATAACCAACTTGGCCGTGTCGCCCCACCAAGCCAGCAGTGGCTTTACGAGCGCACGCTCTGGCAACGTCTGAGTAGCTGCTGGGAAAGCGAGACCGCCAACAACTTAAGTAGTGAAAATAGAGCACGCCTGGAGCAGTTGACCTTACAAAAAACTGCTCAGTTACCCGCCGTTGGCTGGAATGCAATTTTTGAATCATCTGAGTGGGAAAAAAGCTTTTCAAGGGCCAGTCAACCAATCGCTCCCAGTGAAGCCGCTGATATCACCCAACAACTTGCTGCCCTTCACTACTTAGGCCAGATGGTGATGAATCAATTTAATCCTGAATGGAAGCAGGACTCCTCTACCCTTGAACAACACCTCAAAACACTTCAAGAGCGTCCATTAACAGCAGAGTTATTACGGTCGCTGCTGCTAGCAGAGCAGCGTTTGAGCGAGGCAAATCTAGCGCTTTCAGCACAAGAATTCCCGGCTGAAACATGCTTACAACCTTGGGACACTGCTTGGCTTACCACTGTCGAGCAACAGGCTGAGCAGTGGCTTCTCGCCATTAATCGGCTGATTGATGCACACGATGTCATACCTCCCGAAGCCGTATCAGAGTACCAAAATACTTGGTTATCAATGAGCAACCCAGAAGCGCCATGGCTGCAGTTTCAGGCTGCTAAAACAGCCCATAAGCAGCTCAGAAGTCATTTTCTAAAATGCTCAAATGCGTAAAAATCACATTTCCCTCTTAACCTTATGGAAAACCTGTGCTATTGGTGAACTATGTGGTGAGCAGAAATCGCTGCTTACCAACGTCGAGACCACGCAGCACAAGGAGGGACTTCATGGGCGCACCCCAGTCACCCCGCTCTGCCCAGGTTATCGACCTGGATACCGTGCGTCAGCATCATCAGGCGCAAAAATGTTTGGTCCGTCTGGCACCTGAGCTAGATGGATTAGAGATGGTTTACCAGCTCGCTGCGAGTCCCGACACTTATTACGGCCTGCCAATCTTGGCCTGGGGGCTACGTAAGGACGGTAGCGTTATTGGGCTAGTCCCTTGGATGGAATCGCTGGCAGCCTGTCATGAGCTGGATAACCAAGAAAATGGTTTATTCGTCGGCTATCGTGACCCTGAAACAGAAGAAATCTTCGCGCTCCCCCCCGATCATAAACATGATGAGCTAATGGCTGCAGCTGATTACTTTGAGTATGAAGCTTCAGAAGAGGTTTCTCTCATTCAGCAGCTCCCAGATACGTTGGGTACTCACGCTTTGTGCATGAACCATCCCAGCGCTCCCTGGCATATGAAAGCCGTATACGGCTGGCGTCTTTATAGTGATGGCAGCCTTGAAGCTCTCCTTGCTGATGAGCAAGAAGCAACCATGACGCCCATCCTGCTTGGCGATAAATGCCTTTACGAGGCTCGCTCACGCCACCAAACGGTTTATTTCTTCCAACGTCACATAGCGAACCGTATTCTGGAGGAAGATCCCGCTACGCTGGATGCCTTGGCAATGATGGTTATCCCTAGTGGAGAAGCCGACTAGCTCTTTTACATACGAGGCTATCCACCATTAGTCGGCTCTAGCCTCGTTATGCTCCACAGATCTATGCTAAACAGATAAAGTAGAGATAGTGGCCATCGACTTCGCGCTGTGCTAATAACTCATGTCCTAAAAACTGACAAAATTTAGGTACATCTCGTGTTGTCGCAGGATCGGTTGCTATCACTTTAAGCACTTGCCCTGGCATCATCTCTCTCACCTTGTTATGCATCAGCATAATAGGCTCAGGGCAGTACAGCCCTGTGGTGTCTAACGATGCGTCAAAAGCTTGTGCGTCATCGGTATTAACAGTCATTTATACTCTCGGTTAGGAAACACACAGTATGATCAAAGTAATCATTGAACGGCGTATTATGCCCGGCCTGGAAGAAGAGTTTGAGCAAGCAGCACGTGAAGCAATGCGCGTTTCCCTTGGTATACGAGGGTTTGTAGGTGGTGAAACGCTGGTGGAGCTTGGTCATACTGATCGACGTCTGATGATTACCAAATGGCGCGATTTACGCGCCTGGAAAGAGTGGCATGCAAGCGAAGCTCGTGCAGCGGCCATGCAACGTATTTTACCGCTACTGACCGAGGAAGAAACTATTCGGATTTACGAGCCTGGTTACTAAAGGCTCCTAGTTCTCTTTCACCCGTTATTTAGTGAGCTAGCCGCACGTGAACTGTCACCTCTTCCCGGTCATGGTAGAGGTGACGGCAAGAAATCTTAGCCCGCACTCCGGCTTCTTCCAACGCCTCTTCCAATGATGTTAAGCAACGCGTGACCTCTTCCCAGCGCTTTTTCATGGGCAGCTTAAGGTTAAAAATCGCTTCGCGACACCATTTACGAATAAGCCAACGCTCTACCATGGCCAAAACGCGCACCGGCTTATCAACAATATCGCACACCAACCAATCCAGCCGCTGAGGAGGCTCCCAACTAAAGCCATCTTCACGCAAATGATCAACTTGGCCAGTCGCCATAAGCTGCTTATCCATGGGACCATTATCAATCGCGTATACGTACATCCCTCGTTGCACCAACTGCCATGTCCAACCGCCCGGTGCTGCACCTAAGTCGGCTGCTTGCATATGGGCTGAGAGCCGCGTGTCCCACTCATCTCGGGGAATAAACTCATGCCACGCCTCTTCTAGTTTCAGTGTCGAACGGCTAGGAGCCCTAGAAGGAAAGCTCAATCGGCGAATACCGTTGATTAATTCACTGCGATTGTCTGGAAAACTCATTCCCAGCTGTACTCGGTCGCCATCTGTCCAGAAAATATGTAGCTTACGAGCACCTGCCTTACCACGGAGCGCACCACGCTTTTTCAGCATACTCTGTAGTGGCTTGGTAAGCGCCTTAATTAGCCCCGCCAGAGCTTTCCCATCGTTAGTATCCGGCGTTTCATGCAAGATTTCTTCAAAGCTCCAACGACTTTCCTTAACCTGATCCAAAATAGCGGTAAGGCGATCTTCGCGAGAAAGCGTTAAAGGAGGCAACGCAGCCAAACTTTGACGGGCAAAAATAAGCCGCTTAAACGCCGCTTGACGATGCACATCATTAATTGGTTCTCCATCCAGGCGCGTTAAACTAGCCCACCCCTCCCCCTGCGTAGGCTCACATGGTACGCCTTGCTGTTTGGCATGGTGCTGCATCTCGGCTAGCGCATCACCTTCAAAACCTGGGCGGCAATAAACCAGCCACGATGTGGGTATCGCTTCACTCACCTCTTCACCTCGAATTTTGCCCAATATAACTGAGTTAGTTATCTGACTGATTATTAAAGCGCATCATAACACTTATCCAGTGACCATTTTTTGTTTAGCGCCCAACAAAAAACCCCAGTTCCATTTGGAACTGGGGTTTTTCTTAATAAGTGCCTGACGATGACCTACTCTCGCATGGGG encodes the following:
- a CDS encoding TatD family hydrolase — protein: MATPYRDDFLPESLQFRPRTPLVDIGANLTHESFQRDLSDVIARAKAANVATLIVTGTDIEHAEQAVAMAQQFPGLYATAGVHPHDASGWNDDVARQLKALHQKAEVVAVGECGLDFNRNFSTPSEQERAFEAQLVLAAESGLPLFLHERDAGQRMRDILRSWRDDISQAVIHCFTADRDTLHGYLDLDLHIGLTGWICDERRGHSLRTLVKDIPLERLMVETDCPYLLPRNLPAKLKGRRHEPALLPWIVREIALWHDVSEAELGAATTRTALRFFRIDAVS
- a CDS encoding elongation factor P hydroxylase, with protein sequence MTTLDEGRWILSDIVALFDGVFAEHYQTRLIKGGDEPLYRPATPCTPYHQVIFARGYFASALHEISHWCIAGEKRRLLEDYGYWYYPDGRNVEQQRAFEQAEIAPQALELLFTQACGRTFHVSVDNLGGEGEVDREAFAQKVASRAQRYKEEGLPERANAFHIALTRYYQCSDSLSVAIQRGREALRTNDVLTACID
- a CDS encoding MATE family efflux transporter, with the protein product MGGFAKQIKTTYWPETRMLVALALPICGAQLAQAGMSVVDVMMTGRHNATSLAAVSVGSSLWMPLMLFMTGTLMGLTPIVAHLLGGQRNADIRPAVHQALWVALALGIVAALLLWLAVMPIFERMSVPTAVARESAAYLSAVAFGMPGIALFQALRAFSDGMNHTRPALWISLIGLSVNIPSNYVLIYGGDGLVNLLGDWLPTTIQQLPALGAFGCGIATALSMWTMAFAMAYYTRRGRTYRSVSLWQRLTPPSLTGIRELVVVGVPIGVAIFVEVTLFTLIALFIASFGEVTVGAHQIALSYTTILFMLPMSLSMALTVRVGNTLGQRRLALARKVAWNGIAISVMVAIINSALIWMTAPTVIALYTSNPDVQALALTIISLAVIFQLSDSLQVNLAGALRGYKDTRIVMIITVLSYWIVGLGGGHWLGTHGFGNMSEPMGVHGYWIGLIAGLSTAALLLGWRLKWISQKE
- a CDS encoding DUF3080 family protein gives rise to the protein MPPTTLKNFLCTLPVALALAGCSSNDAEQPWTTYHEQLAADLGIASIDRSTPRNIDAFPERQNRQIPIPEIRASMMNVYALRECQITSLVAARNNQLGRVAPPSQQWLYERTLWQRLSSCWESETANNLSSENRARLEQLTLQKTAQLPAVGWNAIFESSEWEKSFSRASQPIAPSEAADITQQLAALHYLGQMVMNQFNPEWKQDSSTLEQHLKTLQERPLTAELLRSLLLAEQRLSEANLALSAQEFPAETCLQPWDTAWLTTVEQQAEQWLLAINRLIDAHDVIPPEAVSEYQNTWLSMSNPEAPWLQFQAAKTAHKQLRSHFLKCSNA
- the tusA gene encoding sulfurtransferase TusA gives rise to the protein MTVNTDDAQAFDASLDTTGLYCPEPIMLMHNKVREMMPGQVLKVIATDPATTRDVPKFCQFLGHELLAQREVDGHYLYFICLA
- a CDS encoding antibiotic biosynthesis monooxygenase family protein produces the protein MIKVIIERRIMPGLEEEFEQAAREAMRVSLGIRGFVGGETLVELGHTDRRLMITKWRDLRAWKEWHASEARAAAMQRILPLLTEEETIRIYEPGY
- the rlmM gene encoding 23S rRNA (cytidine(2498)-2'-O)-methyltransferase RlmM; the encoded protein is MSEAIPTSWLVYCRPGFEGDALAEMQHHAKQQGVPCEPTQGEGWASLTRLDGEPINDVHRQAAFKRLIFARQSLAALPPLTLSREDRLTAILDQVKESRWSFEEILHETPDTNDGKALAGLIKALTKPLQSMLKKRGALRGKAGARKLHIFWTDGDRVQLGMSFPDNRSELINGIRRLSFPSRAPSRSTLKLEEAWHEFIPRDEWDTRLSAHMQAADLGAAPGGWTWQLVQRGMYVYAIDNGPMDKQLMATGQVDHLREDGFSWEPPQRLDWLVCDIVDKPVRVLAMVERWLIRKWCREAIFNLKLPMKKRWEEVTRCLTSLEEALEEAGVRAKISCRHLYHDREEVTVHVRLAH